A single window of Anomaloglossus baeobatrachus isolate aAnoBae1 chromosome 5, aAnoBae1.hap1, whole genome shotgun sequence DNA harbors:
- the MTNAP1 gene encoding mitochondrial nucleoid-associated protein 1 isoform X1: protein MHVLKDPSSPMDVCPFCGKAFKRLKSHLPHCKMTETKKATSGSDPEDQSRKTTQVAMKKTGTTVPNVNKQDMTTKEKSKTGLKNQVRQDKTIPSSRMKAPKVGKITSGNRLNLEEAAVTMKESKKDLQTSTRTSQMVTIPKVPDQQLVALAEPNVPIQKALLLRSNIERTVPMTMESPRLGETETVRDQVSTKSFEGDVARFSALDRISEKDNVETSGGTHPHDQNIVPRFSSGSTKALMIFKWSTTVPHEGVTPKLPGSSPTECDIKAEMHNIKALGTTKKSAEIKVAVLFPPKTAQIVNGPLGLQWVPHLYPNYVQLRIVPGKQDQWDLHGRGSKPPDLIGSLPDHSKITRTESILENQSKSKRLMDVRIGELPLWLANHRFTPKNFPTFMTNVWGRYYNKYINVKKGGVGGVTMLLAGYCVLSYSWNYDHIRQNRWRKYH, encoded by the exons ATGCACG TGCTGAAAGATCCATCTTCTCCAATGGACGTTTGCCCGTTCTGCGGGAAGGCTTTTAAGAGGCTGAAATCCCATTTACCGCATTGTAAGATGACTGAAACGAAGAAAGCAACCTCAGGGTCAGACCCTGAAGACCAGAGTAGGAAGACCACCCAGGTGGCCATGAAAAAAACTGGCACAACTGTACCAAATGTAAATAAACAGGACATGACAACGAAAGAGAAAAGTAAAACAGGACTCAAAAATCAAGTTCGGCAAGACAAAACCATTCCCTCATCCCGGATGAAAGCACCAAAAGTGGGAAAAATCACATCAGGGAATAGATTGAATCTAGAAGAGGCTGCAGTGACCATGAAAGAGTCCAAGAAAGATCTTCAGACATCCACGAGGACCAGTCAGATGGTTACAATACCTAAAGTGCCGGATCAGCAGCTGGTGGCATTGGCAGAACCCAATGTGCCAATCCAGAAAGCCCTTCTATTAAGGTCGAATATTGAGAGAACGGTACCAATGACTATGGAAAGTCCAAGATTGGGTGAAACTGAGACGGTAAGAGATCAAGTCAGTACTAAAAGTTTTGAAGGAGATGTGGCCCGATTCTCTGCGCTTGATCGAATCTCCGAAAAAGACAATGTAGAGACTTCAGGTGGGACACATCCTCATGACCAGAACATTGTTCCAAGGTTTTCATCAGGATCTACCAAGGCTTTGATGATTTTTAAGTGGTCTACCACCGTTCCTCATGAAGGGGTTACACCAAAATTACCAGGAAGCTCCCCAACTGAGTGTGATATAAAAGCTGAAATGCATAACATTAAAGCATTGGGGACAACGAAGAAGTCTGCGGAGATCAAGGTGGCTGTGTTATTCCCACCCAAGACCGCGCAGATTGTCAATGGTCCCTTAGGGCTACAGTGGGTTCCTCACTTGTATCCCAATTATGTCCAATTGCGCATCGTTCCTGGAAAGCAAGATCAATGGGATCTACACGGTAGAGGTTCCAAGCCACCAGACCTGATAGGTAGTCTACCTG acCATTCCAAAATTACTCGTACTGAGTCCATTCTAGAAAACCAATCTAAATCCAAGCGCTTGATGGATGTTCGAATCGGGGAGCTTCCCCTCTGGTTGGCCAACCATAGATTTACACCAAAGAACTTTCCAACCTTTATGACAAATG TTTGGGGACGATACTACAACAAGTACATCAATGTGAAGAAGGGCGGCGTGGGAGGGGTGACCATGCTTCTTGCGGGTTACTGCGTTCTCAGCTATTCATGGAACTACGACCATATAA GGCAGAATCGCTGGAGAAAATATCACTGA
- the MTNAP1 gene encoding mitochondrial nucleoid-associated protein 1 isoform X4, protein MHVLKDPSSPMDVCPFCGKAFKRLKSHLPHCKMTETKKATSGSDPEDQSRKTTQVAMKKTGTTVPNVNKQDMTTKEKSKTGLKNQVRQDKTIPSSRMKAPKVGKITSGNRLNLEEAAVTMKESKKDLQTSTRTSQMVTIPKVPDQQLVALAEPNVPIQKALLLRSNIERTVPMTMESPRLGETETVRDQVSTKSFEGDVARFSALDRISEKDNVETSGGTHPHDQNIVPRFSSGSTKALMIFKWSTTVPHEGVTPKLPGSSPTECDIKAEMHNIKALGTTKKSAEIKVAVLFPPKTAQIVNGPLGLQWVPHLYPNYVQLRIVPGKQDQWDLHGRGSKPPDLIGSLPDHSKITRTESILENQSKSKRLMDVRIGELPLWLANHRFTPKNFPTFMTNGQNRWRKYH, encoded by the exons ATGCACG TGCTGAAAGATCCATCTTCTCCAATGGACGTTTGCCCGTTCTGCGGGAAGGCTTTTAAGAGGCTGAAATCCCATTTACCGCATTGTAAGATGACTGAAACGAAGAAAGCAACCTCAGGGTCAGACCCTGAAGACCAGAGTAGGAAGACCACCCAGGTGGCCATGAAAAAAACTGGCACAACTGTACCAAATGTAAATAAACAGGACATGACAACGAAAGAGAAAAGTAAAACAGGACTCAAAAATCAAGTTCGGCAAGACAAAACCATTCCCTCATCCCGGATGAAAGCACCAAAAGTGGGAAAAATCACATCAGGGAATAGATTGAATCTAGAAGAGGCTGCAGTGACCATGAAAGAGTCCAAGAAAGATCTTCAGACATCCACGAGGACCAGTCAGATGGTTACAATACCTAAAGTGCCGGATCAGCAGCTGGTGGCATTGGCAGAACCCAATGTGCCAATCCAGAAAGCCCTTCTATTAAGGTCGAATATTGAGAGAACGGTACCAATGACTATGGAAAGTCCAAGATTGGGTGAAACTGAGACGGTAAGAGATCAAGTCAGTACTAAAAGTTTTGAAGGAGATGTGGCCCGATTCTCTGCGCTTGATCGAATCTCCGAAAAAGACAATGTAGAGACTTCAGGTGGGACACATCCTCATGACCAGAACATTGTTCCAAGGTTTTCATCAGGATCTACCAAGGCTTTGATGATTTTTAAGTGGTCTACCACCGTTCCTCATGAAGGGGTTACACCAAAATTACCAGGAAGCTCCCCAACTGAGTGTGATATAAAAGCTGAAATGCATAACATTAAAGCATTGGGGACAACGAAGAAGTCTGCGGAGATCAAGGTGGCTGTGTTATTCCCACCCAAGACCGCGCAGATTGTCAATGGTCCCTTAGGGCTACAGTGGGTTCCTCACTTGTATCCCAATTATGTCCAATTGCGCATCGTTCCTGGAAAGCAAGATCAATGGGATCTACACGGTAGAGGTTCCAAGCCACCAGACCTGATAGGTAGTCTACCTG acCATTCCAAAATTACTCGTACTGAGTCCATTCTAGAAAACCAATCTAAATCCAAGCGCTTGATGGATGTTCGAATCGGGGAGCTTCCCCTCTGGTTGGCCAACCATAGATTTACACCAAAGAACTTTCCAACCTTTATGACAAATG GGCAGAATCGCTGGAGAAAATATCACTGA
- the MTNAP1 gene encoding mitochondrial nucleoid-associated protein 1 isoform X2: MHVLKDPSSPMDVCPFCGKAFKRLKSHLPHCKMTETKKATSGSDPEDQSRKTTQVAMKKTGTTVPNVNKQDMTTKEKSKTGLKNQVRQDKTIPSSRMKAPKVGKITSGNRLNLEEAAVTMKESKKDLQTSTRTSQMVTIPKVPDQQLVALAEPNVPIQKALLLRSNIERTVPMTMESPRLGETETVRDQVSTKSFEGDVARFSALDRISEKDNVETSGGTHPHDQNIVPRFSSGSTKALMIFKWSTTVPHEGVTPKLPGSSPTECDIKAEMHNIKALGTTKKSAEIKVAVLFPPKTAQIVNGPLGLQWVPHLYPNYVQLRIVPGKQDQWDLHGRGSKPPDLIDHSKITRTESILENQSKSKRLMDVRIGELPLWLANHRFTPKNFPTFMTNVWGRYYNKYINVKKGGVGGVTMLLAGYCVLSYSWNYDHIRQNRWRKYH; the protein is encoded by the exons ATGCACG TGCTGAAAGATCCATCTTCTCCAATGGACGTTTGCCCGTTCTGCGGGAAGGCTTTTAAGAGGCTGAAATCCCATTTACCGCATTGTAAGATGACTGAAACGAAGAAAGCAACCTCAGGGTCAGACCCTGAAGACCAGAGTAGGAAGACCACCCAGGTGGCCATGAAAAAAACTGGCACAACTGTACCAAATGTAAATAAACAGGACATGACAACGAAAGAGAAAAGTAAAACAGGACTCAAAAATCAAGTTCGGCAAGACAAAACCATTCCCTCATCCCGGATGAAAGCACCAAAAGTGGGAAAAATCACATCAGGGAATAGATTGAATCTAGAAGAGGCTGCAGTGACCATGAAAGAGTCCAAGAAAGATCTTCAGACATCCACGAGGACCAGTCAGATGGTTACAATACCTAAAGTGCCGGATCAGCAGCTGGTGGCATTGGCAGAACCCAATGTGCCAATCCAGAAAGCCCTTCTATTAAGGTCGAATATTGAGAGAACGGTACCAATGACTATGGAAAGTCCAAGATTGGGTGAAACTGAGACGGTAAGAGATCAAGTCAGTACTAAAAGTTTTGAAGGAGATGTGGCCCGATTCTCTGCGCTTGATCGAATCTCCGAAAAAGACAATGTAGAGACTTCAGGTGGGACACATCCTCATGACCAGAACATTGTTCCAAGGTTTTCATCAGGATCTACCAAGGCTTTGATGATTTTTAAGTGGTCTACCACCGTTCCTCATGAAGGGGTTACACCAAAATTACCAGGAAGCTCCCCAACTGAGTGTGATATAAAAGCTGAAATGCATAACATTAAAGCATTGGGGACAACGAAGAAGTCTGCGGAGATCAAGGTGGCTGTGTTATTCCCACCCAAGACCGCGCAGATTGTCAATGGTCCCTTAGGGCTACAGTGGGTTCCTCACTTGTATCCCAATTATGTCCAATTGCGCATCGTTCCTGGAAAGCAAGATCAATGGGATCTACACGGTAGAGGTTCCAAGCCACCAGACCTGATAG acCATTCCAAAATTACTCGTACTGAGTCCATTCTAGAAAACCAATCTAAATCCAAGCGCTTGATGGATGTTCGAATCGGGGAGCTTCCCCTCTGGTTGGCCAACCATAGATTTACACCAAAGAACTTTCCAACCTTTATGACAAATG TTTGGGGACGATACTACAACAAGTACATCAATGTGAAGAAGGGCGGCGTGGGAGGGGTGACCATGCTTCTTGCGGGTTACTGCGTTCTCAGCTATTCATGGAACTACGACCATATAA GGCAGAATCGCTGGAGAAAATATCACTGA
- the MTNAP1 gene encoding mitochondrial nucleoid-associated protein 1 isoform X3 has protein sequence MDVCPFCGKAFKRLKSHLPHCKMTETKKATSGSDPEDQSRKTTQVAMKKTGTTVPNVNKQDMTTKEKSKTGLKNQVRQDKTIPSSRMKAPKVGKITSGNRLNLEEAAVTMKESKKDLQTSTRTSQMVTIPKVPDQQLVALAEPNVPIQKALLLRSNIERTVPMTMESPRLGETETVRDQVSTKSFEGDVARFSALDRISEKDNVETSGGTHPHDQNIVPRFSSGSTKALMIFKWSTTVPHEGVTPKLPGSSPTECDIKAEMHNIKALGTTKKSAEIKVAVLFPPKTAQIVNGPLGLQWVPHLYPNYVQLRIVPGKQDQWDLHGRGSKPPDLIGSLPDHSKITRTESILENQSKSKRLMDVRIGELPLWLANHRFTPKNFPTFMTNVWGRYYNKYINVKKGGVGGVTMLLAGYCVLSYSWNYDHIRQNRWRKYH, from the exons ATGGACGTTTGCCCGTTCTGCGGGAAGGCTTTTAAGAGGCTGAAATCCCATTTACCGCATTGTAAGATGACTGAAACGAAGAAAGCAACCTCAGGGTCAGACCCTGAAGACCAGAGTAGGAAGACCACCCAGGTGGCCATGAAAAAAACTGGCACAACTGTACCAAATGTAAATAAACAGGACATGACAACGAAAGAGAAAAGTAAAACAGGACTCAAAAATCAAGTTCGGCAAGACAAAACCATTCCCTCATCCCGGATGAAAGCACCAAAAGTGGGAAAAATCACATCAGGGAATAGATTGAATCTAGAAGAGGCTGCAGTGACCATGAAAGAGTCCAAGAAAGATCTTCAGACATCCACGAGGACCAGTCAGATGGTTACAATACCTAAAGTGCCGGATCAGCAGCTGGTGGCATTGGCAGAACCCAATGTGCCAATCCAGAAAGCCCTTCTATTAAGGTCGAATATTGAGAGAACGGTACCAATGACTATGGAAAGTCCAAGATTGGGTGAAACTGAGACGGTAAGAGATCAAGTCAGTACTAAAAGTTTTGAAGGAGATGTGGCCCGATTCTCTGCGCTTGATCGAATCTCCGAAAAAGACAATGTAGAGACTTCAGGTGGGACACATCCTCATGACCAGAACATTGTTCCAAGGTTTTCATCAGGATCTACCAAGGCTTTGATGATTTTTAAGTGGTCTACCACCGTTCCTCATGAAGGGGTTACACCAAAATTACCAGGAAGCTCCCCAACTGAGTGTGATATAAAAGCTGAAATGCATAACATTAAAGCATTGGGGACAACGAAGAAGTCTGCGGAGATCAAGGTGGCTGTGTTATTCCCACCCAAGACCGCGCAGATTGTCAATGGTCCCTTAGGGCTACAGTGGGTTCCTCACTTGTATCCCAATTATGTCCAATTGCGCATCGTTCCTGGAAAGCAAGATCAATGGGATCTACACGGTAGAGGTTCCAAGCCACCAGACCTGATAGGTAGTCTACCTG acCATTCCAAAATTACTCGTACTGAGTCCATTCTAGAAAACCAATCTAAATCCAAGCGCTTGATGGATGTTCGAATCGGGGAGCTTCCCCTCTGGTTGGCCAACCATAGATTTACACCAAAGAACTTTCCAACCTTTATGACAAATG TTTGGGGACGATACTACAACAAGTACATCAATGTGAAGAAGGGCGGCGTGGGAGGGGTGACCATGCTTCTTGCGGGTTACTGCGTTCTCAGCTATTCATGGAACTACGACCATATAA GGCAGAATCGCTGGAGAAAATATCACTGA